A genomic window from Halogeometricum borinquense DSM 11551 includes:
- a CDS encoding DUF7385 family protein, protein MDDAEYDELTTSLTPNESVDGVTTYRNTVSIACPACEEPFDDLVVCEEEYSSLELSRMLDLCVTTHDEKVVLFTHKQ, encoded by the coding sequence ATGGACGACGCGGAGTACGACGAACTCACCACCTCGTTGACGCCGAACGAGTCCGTCGATGGGGTGACGACGTACCGAAACACCGTGAGCATCGCCTGTCCGGCCTGCGAGGAACCGTTCGACGACCTCGTCGTCTGCGAGGAGGAGTACAGCAGTCTCGAACTGAGTCGGATGCTCGATCTGTGCGTGACGACGCACGACGAGAAAGTGGTGCTATTCACGCACAAACAGTAG
- a CDS encoding thrombospondin type 3 repeat-containing protein, which translates to MSSIVAPTRTSRLAVLALFLTVLVVLSTAFLGTTAAAASGTNAAAVYDDTTLQSAATATDSDGDGLTDREEVNGWGTDPNNADTDGDGTDDGAETVDGTDRTDLHTLRVTKVGAEDGRADYSLTTSGQLSGLSDFEDTLNGNTASGRVGPTAGNDTVAFAGETTSFSLDGPAVLYLDGTVVQPSDLQPETHVLSVTKNGAEDGKANYELVVNGTLTPRDDFEDTINNTAASGSVGPQSGTDSVEFTGEITSLSLDGPAVVTLDGQEIDPSTYGNSPETHTLVVTKDGAEDGKANYQFSVDGTLTPRDDFEDTINNTAASGSVGPTAGTDSVEFTGNITSFSLDGPAVVTLDGEKTDPRALGTTQIEFNQTYEGDVSGDERHVYTFSVDQDAYIRIPFGGGPDTARATLYAPSGTELDTSVSYADTIPFGAQAPETGTYRIVVTEHDDAFSGYHFEVNTARPDGLEPDDAQSSATTLASGQPAEAILGEGEHDWFALDAQSGEQITVDLRRHSNNFGSDVAVALVAPDGSEIASDTSSCGVGMCDPDDLTVTAATNGTYYVRVSGDSTEGFISYEVNATAV; encoded by the coding sequence ATGTCGTCGATCGTGGCGCCCACTCGAACGTCTCGACTCGCTGTACTGGCTCTCTTCTTGACTGTACTCGTCGTCCTCTCGACGGCGTTTCTCGGCACGACTGCCGCGGCAGCGTCGGGAACTAACGCCGCGGCAGTTTACGACGACACCACCCTCCAGTCAGCGGCGACTGCCACCGACTCCGATGGCGACGGCCTCACCGACCGCGAGGAAGTGAACGGATGGGGAACGGACCCGAACAACGCCGACACCGACGGCGACGGCACCGACGACGGCGCGGAGACGGTTGACGGGACGGATCGGACCGACCTGCATACGCTCCGCGTCACGAAAGTCGGAGCTGAGGACGGCCGCGCCGACTACTCCCTGACGACGAGCGGACAGCTCTCGGGACTGTCCGACTTCGAGGACACGCTCAACGGGAACACCGCGTCGGGCCGCGTCGGGCCCACCGCCGGCAACGACACCGTTGCCTTCGCGGGTGAGACAACGTCGTTCTCGCTGGACGGGCCTGCCGTCCTCTACCTTGACGGCACCGTCGTCCAGCCGTCGGACCTCCAGCCCGAAACGCACGTCCTGAGCGTCACCAAAAACGGTGCCGAAGACGGGAAAGCCAACTACGAACTCGTCGTCAATGGGACGCTCACGCCGCGAGACGACTTCGAGGACACGATCAACAACACTGCCGCATCAGGTAGCGTCGGTCCCCAGTCCGGCACCGACTCCGTGGAGTTCACCGGCGAAATAACATCGCTTTCACTGGACGGACCGGCGGTCGTCACGCTTGACGGGCAAGAGATAGATCCGAGTACGTACGGAAATTCTCCCGAGACGCACACACTCGTCGTTACGAAGGACGGTGCCGAGGACGGGAAAGCGAACTACCAGTTCAGCGTCGATGGCACGCTCACGCCGCGAGACGACTTCGAGGACACGATCAACAACACTGCTGCGTCAGGTAGTGTCGGTCCGACGGCTGGCACCGACTCCGTGGAATTCACCGGGAACATCACCTCGTTCTCGCTGGACGGACCGGCGGTCGTCACGCTTGACGGCGAGAAAACTGATCCCAGGGCGCTGGGTACGACCCAGATCGAGTTCAATCAAACGTACGAGGGCGACGTTTCGGGCGACGAGCGCCACGTGTACACGTTCTCCGTCGATCAGGACGCATACATCCGGATTCCGTTCGGAGGTGGTCCCGATACGGCCCGAGCAACGCTGTACGCACCGTCCGGCACCGAACTCGATACGAGTGTGTCCTATGCCGACACCATCCCGTTCGGTGCACAAGCACCGGAGACTGGGACGTACCGCATCGTCGTCACAGAGCACGACGACGCGTTCTCGGGCTACCACTTCGAGGTGAACACGGCGCGACCCGACGGACTCGAACCGGACGATGCCCAGTCGAGTGCAACCACGCTGGCCAGCGGTCAACCGGCCGAAGCGATACTCGGTGAGGGCGAACACGACTGGTTCGCTCTCGACGCACAGTCGGGCGAGCAGATAACGGTTGACCTCCGACGGCACAGCAACAACTTCGGGAGTGACGTTGCCGTCGCGCTCGTCGCACCTGACGGGTCCGAAATCGCATCGGATACGTCGAGTTGCGGTGTTGGCATGTGCGACCCGGACGACCTCACAGTTACCGCCGCCACGAATGGCACGTACTACGTACGCGTGAGCGGCGACTCGACGGAAGGGTTCATCTCGTATGAGGTGAATGCCACGGCGGTCTAA
- a CDS encoding geranylgeranyl reductase family protein, giving the protein MYDFAVVGVGPAGARFARRAAEAGYDVVAFEKGEVGTPLACSGHVSTDIWAYVPDEAKTTLFQNRIYGANFHVGGPNSRDYPFYKNEEVSNVIDRVELDRTLAACARDAGADVRERHTVTNVEERHDGVELTVSAGGDEQTIEAKMVAGCDGPVSRVRRQAGLDEPEEILHGVLAFDEAPDDSDFVDVHLTVPRFFAWRIPRGDAGVEYGLAAPPGAEVNEMFDVLTDAYDVETTHFCSGGIPIGPPDRVTTRRVFLLGDAAAQTKPFTGGGILYGMTAADCAVDTIDPDDPATLRDYESAWRSELSQEIAMGHWIRRAYSLPERVQHFGLRSLSGEIGVHMDKPTSFFSREHLTKLLGR; this is encoded by the coding sequence ATGTACGACTTCGCTGTCGTCGGCGTCGGACCTGCAGGCGCACGGTTCGCCCGCCGGGCCGCCGAGGCGGGATACGACGTCGTTGCCTTCGAGAAAGGTGAGGTCGGAACGCCACTGGCCTGTTCCGGCCACGTCAGCACCGATATCTGGGCGTACGTTCCCGACGAAGCCAAAACGACGCTCTTTCAGAACCGAATTTACGGTGCAAACTTCCACGTCGGCGGCCCGAACTCACGTGACTACCCGTTCTACAAGAACGAGGAGGTGTCGAACGTTATCGACCGGGTCGAACTCGACCGAACGCTCGCAGCGTGTGCGCGAGACGCCGGTGCCGACGTGCGCGAACGACATACAGTCACGAACGTCGAAGAACGCCACGACGGCGTCGAACTCACCGTCTCCGCGGGTGGTGACGAGCAGACGATCGAGGCGAAGATGGTCGCCGGATGTGACGGCCCCGTCTCGCGCGTCCGTCGGCAGGCCGGACTGGACGAACCCGAGGAGATACTTCACGGTGTCCTCGCGTTCGACGAAGCCCCTGACGACAGCGACTTCGTGGACGTACATCTCACTGTCCCGCGCTTTTTCGCGTGGCGCATCCCGCGCGGCGACGCGGGTGTCGAGTACGGTCTCGCCGCCCCACCGGGTGCGGAGGTCAACGAGATGTTCGACGTACTCACGGATGCCTACGACGTGGAGACGACGCACTTCTGTTCGGGCGGTATCCCCATTGGCCCGCCCGACCGCGTCACCACGCGCCGGGTGTTCCTCCTGGGCGACGCCGCCGCACAGACAAAACCGTTCACCGGCGGCGGCATCCTCTACGGCATGACCGCCGCAGACTGCGCCGTCGATACCATCGATCCCGACGACCCGGCGACGCTCCGAGACTACGAGTCGGCGTGGCGGTCGGAACTGTCGCAGGAGATCGCAATGGGCCATTGGATCCGCCGCGCGTACTCGCTGCCCGAACGTGTCCAACATTTCGGACTGCGGTCGCTCTCGGGTGAAATTGGCGTCCACATGGACAAACCGACGTCGTTCTTCTCGCGGGA
- a CDS encoding DUF1028 domain-containing protein, whose translation MTFSICVRETYDDEVGTEQTRFGVAVTTRLPAVGALCPFASENGVVATQSLVNVELGEKGIDYLDDGLAIEDALQALLNADEGREQRQLHGVGLDGTFAFSGAECQGWFGHRVGEHYTVAGNLLTGEEVIDAAADAYESGNRDDPLAVRLIETLEAGHEAGGDKREDLTVQSAALVVTTTEDQAPTPYYNDLRVDATRTPISDLYETYETAREGYEAAIAKYQNEQNSEA comes from the coding sequence GTGACCTTCAGCATCTGCGTCCGCGAGACGTACGACGACGAGGTGGGTACCGAACAGACGCGATTCGGTGTCGCGGTGACGACGCGTCTTCCCGCCGTTGGAGCGCTCTGTCCGTTCGCCTCCGAGAACGGCGTGGTGGCGACACAGAGCCTCGTCAACGTCGAGTTGGGGGAGAAAGGAATCGACTATCTCGATGACGGACTCGCCATCGAAGACGCCCTGCAAGCGCTGTTGAACGCCGACGAAGGGCGCGAACAACGCCAACTGCACGGCGTCGGATTAGACGGGACGTTCGCATTTTCGGGCGCGGAGTGTCAGGGATGGTTCGGACACCGCGTCGGGGAGCACTACACCGTCGCCGGCAACCTTCTCACCGGTGAGGAGGTTATCGACGCTGCCGCAGACGCCTACGAGTCCGGAAACAGGGACGACCCTCTCGCAGTGCGACTGATCGAGACACTAGAAGCGGGCCACGAAGCGGGCGGCGACAAGCGCGAGGATCTGACAGTGCAGAGCGCCGCGCTCGTAGTGACGACGACGGAGGACCAAGCGCCGACACCGTACTACAACGACCTGCGCGTGGATGCGACGCGGACGCCGATTTCCGACCTCTACGAGACGTACGAGACGGCCAGAGAGGGGTACGAGGCGGCGATAGCGAAGTATCAGAACGAGCAAAACAGCGAAGCGTAA
- a CDS encoding ribonuclease catalytic domain-containing protein, protein MSNDAQAQAGTAEGQGPVEISPDVARQLQDKREELFEEFEIRDAFPGPVLSEARERTKGVQDEIQEEVEQRQDLRDLTTWTTDPIDAQDFDDAISIAENEETYTLWVHIADVTHYVHPGSEMWEEAVKRGNTVYLPAYTIHMLPPILAETVCSLVPNEDRLAHTVEMEIDKETLSFEEIDIYKSVIESDERLTYSQAEERLDDESLPLHEECKLVFELADRMHEQRKEDGSLVLNPSRDRAHTIIEECMLKANKAVTHELMWGRGVEAMYRVHPQPTPDQWDKALREIMELDGVKIPSAKFDDPRKAVNAALENSPGRALNKIQRAVLKVMPRAKYMNDPFGGHHALNFDIYGHFTSPIRRLSDLINHWIVHENDVPEDLVELCDRASDRQKDAETAERLYKQFLEEVGLDPYAVNNRGIVTVDDDGNVVDEDGLPPAEN, encoded by the coding sequence ATGTCGAACGACGCGCAGGCGCAGGCCGGGACGGCCGAGGGGCAAGGCCCCGTCGAAATCAGTCCCGATGTCGCCCGGCAACTGCAAGATAAACGCGAAGAACTCTTCGAGGAGTTCGAGATTCGTGATGCGTTCCCCGGTCCGGTTCTCTCCGAGGCGCGCGAACGAACGAAGGGTGTTCAAGACGAGATACAAGAAGAGGTCGAACAGCGGCAGGATCTCCGCGATCTGACGACGTGGACGACCGACCCTATCGACGCACAGGACTTCGACGACGCCATCTCTATCGCAGAAAACGAGGAGACGTACACGCTGTGGGTCCACATCGCCGATGTGACCCATTACGTCCACCCAGGGTCGGAGATGTGGGAAGAAGCCGTAAAACGCGGCAACACCGTCTATCTCCCCGCTTACACCATCCACATGCTCCCGCCGATACTGGCGGAGACGGTGTGTTCGCTTGTCCCCAACGAGGACCGTCTCGCTCACACGGTCGAGATGGAGATCGACAAAGAGACGCTCTCGTTCGAGGAGATAGACATCTACAAATCCGTCATCGAATCCGACGAACGTCTCACCTACTCGCAGGCGGAGGAACGCTTAGACGACGAGAGCCTCCCCCTCCACGAGGAGTGCAAACTCGTCTTCGAACTCGCAGACCGGATGCACGAACAGCGAAAAGAGGACGGATCACTCGTCCTCAATCCGAGTCGTGACCGCGCCCATACCATCATCGAAGAGTGCATGCTGAAGGCGAACAAAGCCGTCACGCACGAACTCATGTGGGGTCGCGGTGTCGAAGCGATGTACCGCGTCCACCCGCAACCGACGCCCGACCAGTGGGACAAGGCGCTCCGTGAGATAATGGAACTCGACGGTGTGAAGATTCCGAGCGCGAAGTTCGACGATCCGCGCAAGGCCGTCAACGCCGCCCTCGAAAACTCGCCGGGACGCGCCCTCAACAAGATTCAGCGCGCCGTGCTGAAGGTGATGCCGCGAGCGAAGTACATGAACGACCCGTTCGGCGGGCACCACGCCCTCAACTTCGACATCTACGGCCACTTCACCTCGCCCATCCGCCGTCTGTCGGACCTTATCAACCACTGGATCGTCCACGAGAACGACGTCCCCGAGGACCTTGTCGAACTCTGCGACCGCGCTTCTGATCGGCAGAAGGACGCAGAGACCGCAGAGCGACTGTACAAGCAGTTCCTCGAAGAGGTCGGACTCGACCCCTACGCAGTGAACAACCGCGGTATCGTCACCGTTGACGACGACGGCAACGTCGTAGACGAAGACGGTCTGCCGCCCGCAGAAAACTAA
- the uvrA gene encoding excinuclease ABC subunit UvrA, producing the protein MSKDFIEVRGAEEHNLKDLDVQIPREAFTVVTGLSGSGKSSLAFETIYAEGQRRYIESLSAYARNFLGQMDKPQVEAVEGLSPAISIDQKNAANNPRSTVGTVTELHDYLRLLYARVGTQYDPLTGEEVGEQSAQDMVTQILSLPDGTRAKIVAPVVRDQKGAFEDLFDELVADGYARVEVDGEAFDLTVNRPDLDKNYDHTIDVVVDRVKIRPEDRSRIADSVETALTEADGVLKLVVPDPPEDVPFGSNTRSTGDLAGEGDDRLVVQFSEELGNPNSDFQFTEIETRSFSFNSPHGACPACEGLGQTKEVDEDLVVVDSSKPVKHVFEPWSYNRSYYRTRIDSVAAHFDVSVDTPFEELDEDVQRQFLYGTDEQVVFKRQTRNGTRRKEKRFEGVIPNLERRHVETDSDSTREHIEDYMAVTTCPDCDGTRLKEQSRHVLVADTSITEVNRMSIGDALEHFEGLEAELDERERTIAEEILKEIRARLGFMEEVGLEYLTLDREASTLSGGESQRIRLATQVGSGLVGVLYVLDEPSIGLHQRDNDRLLNTLEGLRDLGNTLIVVEHDEETMRRADNVVDMGPGPGKRGGEVVVQGDFDDICAADDSITGDYLSGRKEIPVPDERRSSENFLTVRGARQHNLKDLDVELPIGQFTAITGVSGSGKSTLMHEILYKGLARTMNDNTSVHPGDHDAIEGIEHIETVRLIDQSPIGRTPRSNPATYTGVFDYIRELFAETKLSKQRGYEKGRFSFNVKGGRCEACGGQGTVKIEMNFLSDVYVPCEECDGARYNDATLDVTYKDKTISDVLDMEVSEALEFFESNSQIRRRLQLLEDVGLGYMTLGQPSTTLSGGEAQRVKLAEELGKKQAGDTLYLLDEPTTGLHKEDERKLIEVLQRLTDNGNTVVVVEHELDLVKNADNIVDLGPEGGENGGEVVATGTPEEVARVEQSHTGRYLRDLLPDVEIDGPRSDRRKPAKAASDD; encoded by the coding sequence ATGAGCAAGGACTTTATCGAGGTACGGGGTGCCGAAGAACACAACCTCAAAGACCTCGACGTCCAGATTCCTCGTGAAGCGTTCACCGTCGTTACTGGTCTTTCGGGGTCGGGCAAGTCGTCGCTCGCCTTCGAGACGATTTACGCCGAAGGCCAGCGACGGTATATCGAGTCGCTGTCGGCGTACGCCCGTAACTTCCTCGGGCAGATGGACAAACCGCAGGTGGAGGCCGTCGAAGGTCTCTCGCCTGCGATCTCCATCGATCAGAAGAACGCGGCGAACAACCCCCGTTCCACCGTCGGCACCGTCACCGAACTGCACGACTATCTCCGCCTCCTGTACGCTCGCGTCGGGACGCAGTACGACCCTCTCACGGGCGAAGAGGTCGGCGAGCAGTCCGCACAGGACATGGTCACGCAGATTCTCTCGCTTCCTGACGGGACGAGAGCGAAAATCGTCGCTCCCGTCGTCCGCGACCAGAAAGGGGCGTTCGAGGATCTGTTCGACGAACTCGTCGCCGACGGCTACGCCCGCGTCGAAGTGGACGGCGAAGCGTTCGATCTCACGGTCAACCGACCGGATCTCGACAAGAACTACGACCACACCATCGACGTAGTTGTCGATCGGGTGAAGATTCGACCCGAAGACCGGTCCCGTATCGCAGACAGCGTCGAGACGGCGCTGACGGAGGCCGACGGCGTGTTGAAACTCGTCGTCCCCGACCCGCCGGAAGACGTGCCGTTCGGCTCGAACACGCGTTCGACGGGTGATCTCGCGGGCGAGGGCGACGATAGACTCGTCGTCCAGTTCTCGGAGGAGTTGGGGAACCCGAACTCCGATTTCCAGTTTACCGAGATAGAGACGCGGTCGTTCTCCTTTAACAGCCCGCACGGTGCGTGTCCGGCCTGTGAGGGCCTCGGGCAGACCAAAGAGGTGGACGAGGACCTCGTCGTTGTGGACTCCTCGAAGCCGGTCAAGCACGTCTTCGAACCGTGGTCGTACAACCGCTCGTACTACCGCACGCGAATCGACTCGGTGGCGGCTCACTTCGACGTCTCCGTGGACACGCCGTTCGAGGAGTTAGACGAGGACGTGCAGCGACAGTTCCTCTACGGTACCGACGAACAGGTCGTGTTCAAACGACAGACGCGCAACGGGACGCGCCGGAAAGAAAAGCGCTTCGAGGGTGTTATCCCGAACCTCGAACGCCGCCACGTCGAGACGGACTCCGACTCGACGCGCGAACACATCGAGGACTACATGGCCGTCACCACCTGTCCGGACTGTGACGGCACGCGTCTGAAAGAACAATCGCGGCACGTCCTCGTCGCCGATACGTCCATCACTGAAGTCAACCGAATGAGCATCGGCGACGCGCTCGAACATTTCGAGGGGCTGGAAGCCGAACTCGACGAGAGGGAGCGCACCATCGCCGAGGAGATTCTGAAAGAGATCCGCGCCCGTCTCGGCTTCATGGAGGAAGTGGGTCTCGAATATCTCACACTCGACAGAGAGGCCTCGACGCTCTCGGGCGGCGAGAGCCAGCGGATTCGTCTCGCAACGCAGGTCGGATCCGGTCTCGTCGGCGTCCTCTACGTCCTTGACGAACCTTCTATCGGGCTCCACCAACGCGACAACGACCGCCTGTTGAACACGCTCGAAGGACTCCGCGACCTCGGAAACACGCTCATCGTCGTCGAACACGACGAGGAGACGATGCGCCGCGCTGACAACGTCGTGGACATGGGTCCCGGTCCGGGCAAACGCGGCGGCGAAGTCGTCGTACAGGGAGACTTCGACGATATCTGCGCGGCTGACGACTCTATCACTGGCGACTACCTCTCGGGGCGCAAGGAGATTCCCGTCCCCGACGAGCGCCGCAGTTCCGAGAACTTCCTCACCGTCCGCGGCGCGCGGCAACACAATCTAAAAGATCTCGACGTAGAGCTCCCAATCGGGCAGTTCACCGCCATCACGGGCGTCTCCGGATCCGGCAAATCCACGCTGATGCACGAGATTCTGTACAAAGGTCTCGCGCGGACGATGAACGACAACACCTCCGTCCACCCCGGTGATCACGACGCCATCGAGGGCATCGAGCATATCGAGACGGTTCGCCTCATCGACCAGTCACCCATCGGCCGGACGCCGCGTTCGAACCCCGCGACGTACACCGGCGTCTTCGACTACATCCGCGAACTGTTCGCGGAGACCAAACTCTCGAAGCAACGCGGCTACGAGAAGGGTCGCTTCTCGTTCAACGTCAAGGGCGGCCGGTGTGAGGCCTGCGGCGGGCAGGGGACAGTGAAGATCGAGATGAACTTCCTCTCGGACGTGTACGTGCCCTGCGAGGAGTGCGACGGCGCGCGCTACAACGACGCCACACTCGATGTGACGTATAAGGACAAAACCATCTCTGACGTGCTGGATATGGAGGTGTCTGAAGCCCTCGAATTCTTCGAGTCGAACTCGCAGATTCGTCGCCGTCTCCAACTGCTCGAAGACGTCGGTCTCGGCTACATGACGCTCGGACAGCCCTCGACGACGCTCTCGGGTGGAGAGGCCCAGCGCGTTAAACTCGCAGAGGAGTTAGGCAAAAAGCAGGCGGGCGACACACTCTATCTCTTGGACGAACCGACGACGGGCCTCCACAAGGAGGACGAACGAAAACTCATCGAGGTTCTGCAACGCCTCACTGATAACGGCAACACCGTCGTCGTCGTCGAACACGAACTCGACTTGGTGAAAAACGCCGACAACATCGTTGACCTCGGTCCAGAAGGCGGCGAGAACGGCGGCGAAGTCGTCGCCACCGGCACGCCCGAGGAAGTTGCGCGAGTCGAACAGTCGCACACGGGACGGTACCTCCGTGACCTCCTTCCCGACGTAGAGATCGACGGCCCGCGCTCGGACCGCCGCAAACCCGCCAAAGCGGCGAGCGACGACTGA
- a CDS encoding WD40/YVTN/BNR-like repeat-containing protein has translation MRGGVLVAHGPGDDSPAAHRKFDGYDVECLESADAAPACAFCGTFNTGLHRTDDAGETWHRVGKDTLPKSVTSVAVSPHDAEVVYAGTEPSAVFRSDDAGETWTKLNGLTDLSSASSWSFPPRPHTHHVRWIEPDPHDPDHLYVSIEAGALIQTHDGGETWSDRVPSARRDTHSMATHTDAPDHAWAAAGDGYAETSDGGETWTYPQKGLNHQYCWSVAVDAADPSRILVSAAQSARVAHNVDHAESYLYRRTGDETWEQLGSGIPTGSGIVRAVLDRGRRGGEFYAVTNRGLYRTGDGGDSFERVGIDWPDAFERQVPSGLVVVPSSAP, from the coding sequence ATGCGCGGGGGCGTTCTCGTCGCCCACGGTCCCGGAGACGACTCACCGGCCGCACACCGGAAGTTCGACGGCTACGACGTGGAGTGTCTCGAATCTGCCGACGCAGCACCTGCATGCGCGTTCTGCGGAACGTTCAATACGGGACTCCATCGGACGGATGATGCGGGCGAAACGTGGCATCGCGTTGGCAAAGATACGCTCCCGAAGTCGGTGACAAGCGTCGCTGTCTCCCCGCACGACGCCGAGGTGGTGTACGCAGGAACGGAACCGAGTGCGGTGTTTCGGTCGGACGATGCGGGCGAGACGTGGACCAAACTCAACGGTCTGACCGACCTGTCCTCTGCGTCCTCGTGGTCGTTCCCGCCGCGGCCACATACCCACCACGTCCGGTGGATCGAACCGGATCCTCACGATCCCGACCACCTGTACGTCAGTATCGAGGCGGGTGCGTTAATTCAGACACACGACGGCGGTGAGACGTGGTCGGATCGCGTTCCGTCGGCCCGCCGAGACACACACTCGATGGCGACGCACACGGATGCCCCCGACCACGCGTGGGCAGCAGCGGGCGACGGTTACGCTGAGACGTCCGACGGCGGCGAGACGTGGACGTATCCGCAGAAGGGCCTGAATCATCAGTACTGTTGGAGCGTCGCCGTAGACGCCGCTGATCCCTCCCGTATTCTCGTCTCTGCCGCGCAGAGCGCTCGCGTCGCGCACAACGTTGACCACGCGGAGTCGTATCTGTACCGGCGTACGGGTGACGAGACGTGGGAACAACTCGGTTCGGGGATTCCCACGGGGTCGGGTATCGTCCGCGCTGTCCTCGACCGCGGGCGCCGCGGTGGTGAGTTCTACGCCGTCACAAACCGCGGTCTGTACCGGACGGGTGACGGCGGCGACTCGTTCGAACGCGTCGGCATCGACTGGCCGGACGCATTCGAACGACAGGTCCCGAGCGGACTCGTCGTCGTTCCGTCCTCGGCACCCTGA
- a CDS encoding RNA-binding protein → MNVKSRHHLRSDEISELEEEIAAQTGVQMDGDAYEMVELADADFDVVLVDGDPVVVYMDDERPFLTVAGANAYEPTKNVVTVDAGAISFVSDGADVMRPGIVDADDDIEPGDLVLIAEETHGKVLAVGRALEPGAEMVGDSGKVVESLHHVGDDLFEFAV, encoded by the coding sequence ATGAACGTCAAATCCCGTCACCATCTCCGTTCGGATGAGATTTCGGAGTTGGAGGAGGAGATTGCCGCACAGACAGGCGTCCAGATGGACGGCGACGCTTACGAGATGGTCGAACTCGCGGACGCCGATTTCGATGTTGTCCTCGTGGACGGCGACCCTGTCGTCGTCTATATGGACGACGAACGGCCGTTCCTCACCGTCGCTGGCGCAAACGCCTACGAACCGACGAAGAACGTCGTCACCGTTGACGCCGGTGCCATCTCGTTCGTGAGCGACGGCGCGGACGTGATGCGCCCCGGTATCGTCGATGCCGACGACGACATCGAACCCGGTGATCTCGTCCTCATCGCCGAGGAGACGCACGGCAAAGTCCTCGCCGTCGGCCGCGCCCTCGAACCCGGTGCAGAGATGGTCGGCGACTCCGGCAAAGTCGTCGAGTCGCTTCACCACGTCGGCGACGACCTCTTCGAGTTCGCGGTCTGA
- a CDS encoding cell division protein SepF codes for MGIMSKILSGGDNHTTEDYVELDLDDFDTARGEAGMSVRIATIGDKQDVVSIKDAVYDGDLVIADITRHTTSDSTMEHIVDDLRQVAEEVDGDIVQKGDDQIIITPTGVAVSREKLS; via the coding sequence ATGGGCATCATGAGCAAAATCCTCAGTGGAGGTGACAACCACACGACTGAGGACTATGTCGAACTCGATCTAGATGACTTCGACACCGCTCGCGGCGAAGCGGGAATGAGCGTTCGAATTGCTACTATTGGCGACAAACAGGACGTCGTCAGCATCAAGGACGCCGTCTACGACGGCGACCTCGTTATTGCGGACATCACGCGACACACGACCTCCGACAGTACGATGGAACACATCGTAGACGACCTCCGACAGGTTGCCGAGGAAGTTGACGGTGATATCGTCCAGAAGGGTGACGACCAAATTATCATCACTCCGACGGGCGTCGCCGTTAGCCGCGAGAAACTCTCGTAG
- a CDS encoding DUF7562 family protein encodes MWRSRTNRDRKTVVCLACGTSVLRGEAREYDKEGDRWNRQGKEFEHLCKECYRELCHQPRAELESLILGIEEDTLSQEEFLKRYFDAVEERYSQTEETERER; translated from the coding sequence ATGTGGCGTTCCCGGACCAACCGGGACCGGAAAACGGTCGTTTGTCTCGCCTGCGGGACGTCCGTCCTCCGTGGCGAAGCCCGCGAGTACGACAAAGAGGGAGACCGCTGGAACCGGCAGGGCAAGGAGTTCGAACACCTCTGCAAGGAGTGTTACCGAGAGCTGTGTCACCAACCGCGAGCCGAACTCGAATCACTCATCCTCGGCATCGAAGAAGACACGCTCTCTCAAGAAGAGTTTCTCAAACGTTACTTCGACGCGGTCGAAGAGCGGTACAGCCAGACGGAAGAGACCGAACGCGAACGCTGA
- a CDS encoding CBS domain-containing protein gives MEDIFVARLMSTTLHTVSVDTLVEDAAKLMMENGVGSVLIVDDGNQLLGILTTTDFVQIVAERQPKDQTPVSEYMTSDVVTTTAQVPIQDVADTMMQHGFHHVPVVDDDEGVIGIISTTDLASYLSTAEAPSPS, from the coding sequence ATGGAAGATATCTTCGTCGCCCGATTGATGTCCACGACGTTGCACACTGTTTCTGTGGATACGCTCGTTGAGGACGCCGCGAAACTGATGATGGAGAACGGTGTCGGTTCCGTTCTCATTGTCGATGACGGCAACCAACTGCTCGGCATCTTGACGACGACTGACTTCGTGCAAATCGTCGCTGAACGACAGCCAAAAGACCAGACGCCTGTCTCCGAATACATGACGAGCGATGTGGTGACTACGACGGCACAGGTGCCCATCCAGGATGTTGCGGATACGATGATGCAGCACGGCTTCCACCACGTTCCCGTCGTGGACGACGACGAGGGTGTTATCGGGATCATCAGCACGACCGACCTCGCGTCCTACCTCTCGACGGCCGAGGCTCCGAGTCCGTCGTAA